A genomic region of Capra hircus breed San Clemente chromosome 19, ASM170441v1, whole genome shotgun sequence contains the following coding sequences:
- the LOC102175436 gene encoding eotaxin → MKVSAVLLCLLFTAALCSIQVLAQPASIPTICCFNVSRKKISVQRLQSYRKITGSKCPQKAVIFNTKQNKKICVDPQEKWVQNAMEYLNQKFQTLKS, encoded by the exons ATGAAAGTCTCTGCAGTGCTCCTGTGTCTGCTGTTCACAGCCGCCCTCTGCAGCATCCAGGTGTTGGCTCAGCCAG CTTCTATTCCAACCATCTGCTGCTTTAATGTGTCCAGAAAGAAGATCTCCGTTCAGCGACTGCAGAGCTACAGAAAAATCACGGGCAGCAAATGTCCTCAGAAAGCTGTGAT ATTCAACACCAAACAGAACAAGAAAATCTGTGTTGACCCCCAGGAGAAGTGGGTCCAGAATGCCATGGAGTACCTGAACCAAAAATTCCAAACTTTAAAGTCATAA